One genomic window of Campylobacter fetus subsp. fetus includes the following:
- a CDS encoding SLC13 family permease encodes MKLKSKIYMTIKSKTQKQISLGLIAAILPALLVAILSIAYFEASLQIGAFVGILTLLIILWTNQALPLGIVSLLPIILFPAFGILDVKSTTGNYANPIIFLFLGGFMLATAVEKIGLHRIIAKKVLSYFPSTPKGVITALGLISVMLGSALSNSTVALLLIPVAMSISNDPILKTRFLLSVAFGASISGITTPIGTPPNLIFIGFLETALFESIGFVTWIAMMLPLTLCMLYAMVKILSYNIGNHTLQNDIFKDISINLEHKRLIVMIAALLIILLLNSPIKPIYPGLGLNENVILLAFGLLMFIPKIGFLKWEDSKSIPYEINFLFGAGFCIAMAISEMQLGNSFKVIFEFFGTLPILVFLLCVCMVVLFLTMFISSTALIAILLSIIFASTKGFLDPQMQSLVMLVATICVGFSFMFPISTPPNAIVFSKGEIKIWDMFRFGILLSLVGVTFIIILSMLYWRWFL; translated from the coding sequence ATGAAATTAAAAAGTAAAATTTATATGACAATAAAATCAAAAACACAAAAACAAATTTCATTAGGCTTGATAGCCGCTATACTCCCTGCTCTACTAGTAGCAATTCTTAGTATAGCGTACTTTGAAGCTTCTTTACAGATAGGAGCTTTTGTAGGTATTTTGACCTTGCTTATCATATTATGGACAAATCAAGCTTTACCTTTAGGCATCGTATCATTGCTACCTATCATACTTTTTCCTGCTTTTGGAATTTTAGATGTAAAAAGCACAACTGGAAACTATGCAAATCCTATAATATTCTTATTTTTAGGCGGTTTTATGTTGGCAACTGCTGTTGAAAAAATAGGCCTGCATCGAATCATAGCTAAAAAAGTTTTAAGTTATTTTCCATCAACTCCAAAAGGAGTTATAACAGCATTAGGACTTATTAGCGTGATGCTTGGAAGTGCGCTTTCAAACTCCACGGTAGCATTACTTCTTATACCAGTGGCAATGTCTATATCTAATGATCCGATTTTAAAAACTCGTTTTTTGCTATCAGTAGCTTTTGGTGCAAGTATAAGCGGAATTACTACTCCTATCGGAACGCCTCCGAACCTAATTTTTATAGGATTTCTAGAAACGGCTCTATTTGAAAGTATAGGATTTGTAACTTGGATAGCTATGATGCTACCACTAACGCTATGTATGTTATATGCTATGGTAAAAATTTTATCTTATAATATAGGAAATCATACTTTACAAAATGATATTTTTAAAGATATAAGCATAAATTTAGAACACAAAAGACTTATCGTAATGATAGCCGCTCTACTTATAATTTTACTTTTAAATTCGCCTATAAAACCTATTTATCCCGGACTTGGATTGAATGAAAATGTGATTTTACTGGCGTTTGGACTCTTAATGTTTATACCAAAAATAGGATTTTTAAAATGGGAGGATTCAAAGTCTATTCCTTATGAAATAAATTTTTTATTCGGAGCTGGATTTTGCATAGCAATGGCGATATCTGAAATGCAACTCGGAAATTCGTTTAAAGTTATTTTTGAATTTTTTGGCACTCTTCCTATATTGGTTTTTCTGCTTTGCGTCTGTATGGTTGTGCTATTTTTAACTATGTTCATAAGCTCAACTGCATTAATAGCAATTTTGCTTTCTATTATATTTGCCTCTACAAAAGGATTTCTAGATCCTCAAATGCAAAGTTTAGTTATGCTTGTAGCGACTATTTGCGTTGGTTTTTCTTTTATGTTTCCTATATCGACTCCACCAAATGCTATCGTTTTTAGTAAAGGAGAGATTAAAATTTGGGACATGTTTCGCTTTGGGATTTTGCTTAGTTTAGTTGGAGTTACATTTATAATTATACTTTCTATGCTTTATTGGAGATGGTTTTTGTAA
- a CDS encoding RluA family pseudouridine synthase, translating into MKQEKAYKLLALQEGISNNEAKELIDSGLVSAGGKRLVLARGLLNENTSFKVTKLAKPVMIYEDDNIVAVNKPPFITSEKVAEIFKFPLLNRLDKETSGVILLYKNEEFQKAAIKEFANNKVKKTYLAIVRGIVVDEFSVELPISTVKTKSGAFSKIDLSRGKTAITHVSPLMVEGKKSLIKVGIETGRTHQIRCHLAYSGYGVIGDEKYAKNSSKRVYLHSFETALLGYKFKALPDRSFCDFGFEISNGILNS; encoded by the coding sequence ATGAAACAAGAAAAAGCATATAAACTTCTTGCTTTGCAAGAAGGTATTTCAAACAATGAAGCAAAAGAGTTGATAGATTCAGGTCTTGTGAGTGCAGGCGGCAAAAGACTCGTGCTCGCAAGAGGACTTTTAAACGAAAACACCTCTTTTAAAGTCACAAAACTCGCAAAGCCGGTTATGATTTATGAAGACGACAATATCGTAGCTGTAAATAAACCGCCTTTTATAACGAGTGAAAAAGTAGCAGAAATATTTAAATTTCCGCTTTTAAATAGACTCGATAAAGAGACTAGCGGCGTGATTTTGTTATATAAAAATGAAGAGTTTCAAAAAGCAGCTATAAAAGAATTTGCCAATAACAAAGTAAAAAAAACATATCTTGCTATAGTTAGAGGAATAGTAGTAGATGAATTTAGCGTAGAACTTCCTATAAGTACAGTAAAAACAAAGTCTGGAGCATTTTCTAAAATAGATTTAAGTCGTGGAAAAACAGCTATAACTCATGTAAGTCCTCTTATGGTAGAGGGTAAAAAATCACTCATAAAAGTCGGTATAGAGACCGGAAGAACTCACCAGATAAGATGTCATTTAGCTTACTCCGGTTACGGCGTGATAGGTGATGAAAAATATGCTAAAAATAGCTCAAAAAGAGTATATTTGCATAGTTTTGAAACTGCTCTTTTAGGTTATAAATTTAAAGCTTTGCCCGATAGAAGTTTTTGTGATTTTGGATTTGAAATTTCTAATGGAATTTTAAACTCATAG